A genomic stretch from Sphingobacterium sp. ML3W includes:
- a CDS encoding NUDIX domain-containing protein has protein sequence MHRIVICSAMMLNPEGELLLVRKKGSKYFQLPGGKIAVGESDSEALVRELREELQFDTEPATLQFIGRHVTQAVNERDTLVEGYIYLIKLAMKLDFQPQAELEEVEWINKSNWQDYQLAHLAEEFVIPKWLSGEF, from the coding sequence ATGCATAGGATTGTAATTTGTTCGGCTATGATGCTGAACCCCGAAGGGGAGCTGTTGTTGGTTAGGAAAAAGGGATCAAAATATTTTCAATTGCCCGGCGGTAAGATTGCTGTGGGAGAAAGCGATTCGGAAGCCTTGGTTCGGGAACTCCGGGAAGAGTTGCAGTTTGATACAGAGCCTGCGACATTGCAGTTTATTGGTCGGCATGTGACGCAGGCGGTGAATGAGCGTGATACGCTGGTAGAAGGGTATATTTATTTGATCAAACTCGCTATGAAACTTGATTTTCAACCACAGGCCGAACTGGAGGAAGTAGAATGGATCAATAAGAGCAATTGGCAAGATTATCAGTTGGCACATCTGGCCGAAGAGTTCGTCATTCCAAAGTGGCTGTCAGGAGAGTTTTGA
- a CDS encoding L,D-transpeptidase, which yields MHQGLTCLVFSLLFLSLGCQQEKKNTAEKEQPIRHQDTVTAKKQEEKPKVVTAADIMIKKDLLYKKYTLEDTYPYRDTTRSFQWDKIKERLAYVENFQQTPSLYAVLQNYQNEKGEAPTIKDFKRDSYKRVSDSFNVERYQAAPLYDPTTDKPVRYGRDGWLVRLKGSDTLARVPIAGVSFEGEYTVPKRYLRLISDSVQFNIINVVDVKNQNICTLEKVGKEWLVRSMNPVTSGRHKPPHAQETPTGLFVVQEHKSKMFYFEDGTRTYGGFAPYATRFTAGAYIHGVPVNNPNGSIIEYSESLGTTPKSHMCVRNASSHAQFVYKRSKDLSSLVIVID from the coding sequence ATGCATCAAGGATTAACATGTCTCGTATTTAGCCTATTATTTCTATCGTTGGGCTGCCAGCAGGAAAAGAAGAATACAGCAGAAAAAGAGCAACCAATTAGACATCAAGACACTGTCACTGCTAAAAAACAGGAAGAAAAGCCTAAAGTAGTGACAGCAGCAGATATTATGATAAAAAAAGATCTGCTTTACAAAAAATACACACTTGAAGATACCTACCCCTATAGGGATACCACGCGTAGCTTTCAATGGGACAAAATAAAGGAACGTCTAGCCTATGTTGAAAATTTTCAGCAGACGCCCTCATTGTACGCCGTCCTTCAAAACTATCAAAATGAAAAAGGTGAGGCACCTACAATTAAAGATTTCAAACGGGATTCTTACAAACGTGTGTCGGATAGTTTCAATGTCGAGCGTTATCAGGCAGCACCATTGTATGACCCAACAACAGACAAACCGGTACGTTACGGACGCGACGGATGGTTGGTCCGTTTAAAGGGGTCAGACACCTTAGCGCGGGTACCTATTGCCGGTGTATCATTTGAAGGGGAATATACCGTCCCCAAGCGCTATCTGCGACTGATAAGCGATAGTGTACAATTTAACATTATTAATGTTGTTGATGTCAAGAACCAAAACATCTGCACATTGGAAAAAGTGGGCAAAGAGTGGCTCGTGCGTAGCATGAACCCTGTTACCAGTGGCCGACACAAACCGCCGCATGCCCAAGAAACACCCACCGGACTTTTTGTCGTCCAGGAACACAAATCAAAAATGTTCTATTTTGAAGATGGCACACGCACCTATGGCGGATTTGCTCCCTATGCGACCCGGTTTACCGCTGGAGCCTATATTCATGGTGTACCGGTCAATAATCCAAACGGTAGCATCATCGAATACAGTGAAAGTTTGGGCACAACCCCTAAGTCACATATGTGTGTCAGAAATGCGTCATCTCACGCTCAATTTGTCTATAAACGGTCAAAAGACCTTTCCTCCTTGGTCATTGTTATTGATTAA
- a CDS encoding murein L,D-transpeptidase catalytic domain family protein yields MGNTIMFLLMALNTALSSKEELKTTDQQTNTHHINVERQRTAVDSLYDEMNLGPVLKYEAFRQAMEGRKELSIHNKDIMTVIDFSMASTEKRLVVLDLEHKKVLFNTLVSHGKNSGENYATNFSNQQESLKSSLGFFVTENTYNGENGYSLVLDGLEEGINDNAKARYVVMHGADYCSTGTISSLGRLGKSYGCPAVPREYAGPIINTIKDGTLLFIYADNPDYLAKTHLIHQPNVLMAQFNRKQRLENTDEG; encoded by the coding sequence ATGGGAAATACGATTATGTTTCTTTTAATGGCACTTAATACAGCATTGTCATCAAAAGAAGAATTAAAAACAACAGATCAACAAACCAACACCCATCATATAAATGTAGAACGTCAACGGACAGCCGTTGATTCTTTATATGATGAAATGAATCTAGGCCCAGTATTAAAATACGAGGCATTTCGACAAGCAATGGAAGGTAGAAAAGAGCTTTCCATCCACAACAAAGATATTATGACAGTCATCGACTTTTCCATGGCATCCACGGAAAAAAGACTTGTTGTACTTGATCTGGAACACAAAAAAGTGCTTTTTAACACCTTGGTATCACACGGAAAAAATAGTGGTGAAAATTATGCTACAAATTTTTCGAATCAGCAAGAGTCATTAAAAAGCTCATTGGGATTTTTTGTTACCGAAAACACCTATAACGGTGAAAATGGCTACTCCTTGGTATTGGATGGCCTTGAAGAAGGTATAAATGACAATGCCAAAGCACGATATGTGGTTATGCATGGCGCAGATTACTGCAGCACAGGTACTATATCAAGCTTGGGAAGGTTAGGCAAAAGCTACGGATGCCCTGCGGTTCCCCGGGAATATGCCGGACCGATCATCAACACAATAAAGGATGGAACACTCCTGTTTATCTATGCGGACAATCCCGACTATCTTGCGAAAACGCACCTGATCCATCAACCAAATGTATTGATGGCGCAATTCAATCGAAAACAACGACTTGAAAACACGGATGAAGGTTAA
- a CDS encoding prolyl oligopeptidase family serine peptidase, whose product MRKIYLSLCVFFLFLMKINAQEIEAIKGETAYPFLLKEADADDETSEKQPVFVFLHGRSLSGTNLDRVKRYGVLYAINKGQEVPGIIVAPQSRGGWDPDKVMEIVDYVIAHYNADPDRIYVCGMSMGGYGTMDVAGKYPERIAAAVAICGGGSSQYASNLTQVPIWLHHGTADRAVPISESRKIMKAIKKADPEADVSLNVIKGGTHGSVERLFHDDAIYDWMLKFKKKHKS is encoded by the coding sequence ATGCGTAAAATTTACCTGTCTTTGTGTGTTTTCTTTCTGTTTTTGATGAAGATAAATGCGCAGGAAATAGAAGCGATCAAAGGGGAAACAGCTTATCCTTTTCTATTGAAAGAAGCTGATGCCGATGATGAAACCTCGGAAAAACAACCTGTCTTTGTGTTTTTGCATGGTAGAAGTCTATCAGGTACGAATTTGGATCGGGTAAAACGTTACGGAGTACTGTATGCGATTAATAAAGGGCAGGAGGTGCCCGGAATTATCGTTGCTCCGCAATCCCGCGGTGGTTGGGATCCGGATAAAGTGATGGAGATCGTTGATTATGTTATCGCGCATTACAATGCTGATCCTGACCGTATTTACGTCTGCGGTATGAGTATGGGCGGTTATGGGACCATGGATGTTGCCGGAAAATATCCAGAGCGGATAGCTGCAGCAGTGGCGATTTGTGGTGGTGGATCGAGCCAATATGCTTCCAACCTGACGCAGGTTCCAATTTGGCTACATCATGGAACAGCTGATCGTGCAGTACCCATTTCAGAATCCAGAAAAATTATGAAAGCCATAAAAAAGGCGGACCCTGAAGCTGATGTGAGCTTAAATGTGATAAAAGGAGGGACACATGGTAGTGTAGAACGCTTATTTCACGATGATGCGATCTATGACTGGATGTTAAAATTTAAGAAAAAGCATAAATCCTAG
- the sbcD gene encoding exonuclease subunit SbcD — MKILHTADWHLGKRLDSFSRMDEQLLVMEEIIQLADQQEVDLVLIAGDLFDTFNPGVEAIELFYKTIKRLVKNGTRPVIAIAGNHDSPNLIDAPNPLARASGIILIGHPNALVTPFTAEGFSVLRSDNGFIELSLEGYNYPIRILHTAYANEIRLKQYLGEDKEVRLNKALAENWQKLADTYCDEKGVNILTAHLYMNKIGSPLIDEPDGEKPIKIGNADLIYSESIPAQIQYTALGHIHGFKNIGSPEKPVVYASSPLCYSFAEAGQTKYISIVNALPGAHVTFDRIALRQGKPLVRKSFDDIDHCITWLSEHPETLVELTLKSETFLKAEDRKLIYQTHPGIVYLIPVVQHDKQNPLDAKEINLTQDISALFQDYFKSKNANQAPNDDILNLFREILNS; from the coding sequence ATGAAAATACTGCATACTGCCGATTGGCATTTAGGGAAACGACTGGATAGCTTCTCTCGGATGGACGAACAACTTTTGGTCATGGAGGAGATTATTCAGCTCGCAGACCAGCAAGAGGTCGACCTGGTTCTTATCGCAGGAGATCTTTTTGATACGTTCAATCCCGGTGTAGAGGCTATCGAGTTATTTTACAAAACGATCAAACGATTGGTAAAAAATGGTACCCGACCTGTTATCGCTATCGCTGGAAACCACGATTCACCCAATTTGATTGATGCACCAAACCCTTTAGCCCGGGCATCTGGCATTATTCTCATCGGTCACCCAAATGCGCTTGTAACGCCATTTACAGCCGAAGGTTTTTCCGTCCTACGTTCAGACAATGGTTTTATCGAGTTGAGCCTGGAAGGCTATAACTATCCGATCCGGATACTCCATACCGCCTATGCCAATGAAATTCGGCTTAAACAATATCTTGGTGAAGACAAAGAAGTTCGTTTAAATAAAGCATTGGCCGAAAATTGGCAAAAATTAGCAGATACCTACTGTGACGAAAAGGGTGTCAATATACTGACAGCACACCTTTATATGAATAAAATTGGATCCCCATTAATCGACGAGCCTGATGGGGAAAAGCCAATTAAAATTGGAAATGCTGATCTGATCTATTCAGAATCCATCCCGGCTCAGATTCAATACACGGCACTCGGCCATATTCATGGATTCAAAAATATCGGCTCTCCGGAAAAACCTGTTGTATACGCCTCATCTCCCCTTTGCTATAGCTTCGCCGAAGCTGGCCAGACCAAATACATAAGCATTGTCAATGCTCTACCCGGTGCACATGTCACATTTGATCGCATTGCACTCCGACAAGGAAAACCTTTAGTCCGAAAATCCTTTGACGATATCGACCATTGTATTACTTGGCTCTCCGAGCATCCAGAAACATTAGTGGAATTAACGCTCAAATCCGAAACCTTCCTAAAAGCCGAAGACCGTAAACTGATTTATCAGACACATCCGGGTATCGTCTATTTAATTCCGGTTGTGCAGCACGACAAACAAAACCCACTTGATGCAAAAGAAATTAATCTGACCCAAGATATATCTGCACTTTTTCAGGATTATTTCAAATCCAAAAATGCCAACCAGGCACCCAATGACGATATCCTCAACCTTTTTCGCGAAATACTAAATTCTTAA